From Desulfovibrio desulfuricans, a single genomic window includes:
- a CDS encoding cytochrome c3 family protein, protein MKLRMRKRGPIMAAPMFPAARTLTAHAVAACMIAACIVLSAAALPAHAASDQQNTEVRPGRTWFIDESGFHASAHANMSCADCHAEQADHQHPRADKLNKPASTAFDRETCLQCHGEIEDNLAKGMHGGKPVMKTQDYNNCVTCHNPHYVLAPEARAKGLRPAGDMSQSCGVCHKAQTDLPKPAPDVAACLSCHGLKTGKGIAAGAGVSAAKPQGGSQAAPVPFNKGKEPQGPVMCLSCHGPESSAAAPAGAMPRITAEGMKSMTHGDMNCLTCHKDAARYPHNRQERVNCLTCHTRHDEKTIHDAHSNVSCGACHLSGVTPVLKDGKVDYVINSGPLNAHSMTLASGTASCVRCHSAGPAVTSATGSGGTEAGGATNGFAGNGKVGAANAILPPKSVLCMGCHAATFSVQDTPGQIGLGIFVLVFAGMGLFWLSCANLGKGSPQKPQTADAATGQSHGCPTPHQHASAENRWAALCCDVFLQRRLYRESHLRWAVHALIFFPFLFRFVWGLLGLTGSLLSPAQEWPWLLLDKNWGAGAFLFDLSGLALLLGLLLAAMLWRREKSAAANAPRHDWLALYLLLGITLTGFVLEGMRIALTGMPEGSGYAFAGHVLALGLAPLGQATLARIYGWGWYAHAVLTALTVAYIPFSQLRHMFTAPLFLLVQTIRGRH, encoded by the coding sequence ATGAAGCTGAGGATGCGCAAACGCGGCCCAATCATGGCCGCCCCGATGTTTCCGGCGGCCCGTACGCTGACGGCCCATGCTGTTGCGGCCTGCATGATAGCGGCCTGTATCGTGCTGTCAGCGGCTGCGTTGCCCGCCCATGCTGCCAGTGACCAGCAGAACACCGAGGTCAGGCCGGGCAGAACGTGGTTTATTGATGAATCTGGCTTTCATGCCTCTGCCCACGCCAACATGTCGTGCGCAGACTGCCACGCAGAACAGGCCGATCACCAGCACCCACGGGCCGACAAGCTCAACAAGCCCGCCAGTACGGCATTTGATAGGGAAACCTGCCTGCAATGCCACGGCGAAATTGAAGACAATCTGGCAAAAGGGATGCACGGCGGCAAACCAGTAATGAAAACGCAGGACTATAACAACTGCGTTACCTGTCACAACCCGCACTATGTTCTCGCGCCCGAGGCCAGAGCCAAGGGCCTGCGCCCTGCGGGCGACATGAGCCAATCCTGCGGCGTATGCCACAAGGCTCAGACAGACCTGCCCAAACCAGCGCCCGATGTGGCCGCTTGCCTTTCCTGCCACGGGCTCAAGACCGGCAAGGGCATAGCCGCTGGCGCTGGCGTCTCCGCCGCCAAACCTCAGGGCGGTTCCCAAGCAGCGCCTGTGCCCTTTAACAAGGGCAAGGAACCGCAGGGGCCGGTTATGTGCCTCTCTTGCCACGGGCCGGAATCAAGCGCTGCCGCGCCTGCCGGGGCCATGCCCAGAATCACCGCCGAGGGTATGAAATCCATGACCCACGGGGACATGAACTGCCTCACCTGCCACAAGGATGCGGCACGGTACCCTCACAACAGGCAGGAGCGCGTCAACTGCCTCACCTGCCACACACGGCATGACGAAAAGACAATCCACGATGCCCACAGCAATGTGAGCTGCGGGGCGTGCCATCTTTCCGGCGTCACCCCGGTGCTCAAGGACGGCAAGGTTGATTATGTCATCAATTCCGGGCCGCTTAACGCGCATTCCATGACCCTTGCCAGCGGCACGGCCTCCTGCGTGCGCTGCCACAGCGCTGGCCCCGCTGTCACTTCCGCTACAGGCTCGGGCGGTACAGAGGCTGGTGGTGCCACAAACGGCTTTGCGGGCAACGGCAAGGTTGGCGCTGCCAACGCTATTCTGCCGCCCAAGAGCGTGCTGTGCATGGGTTGCCACGCGGCTACGTTCAGCGTGCAGGATACCCCCGGGCAGATCGGCCTCGGTATATTTGTGCTGGTCTTTGCTGGTATGGGACTGTTCTGGCTCTCCTGCGCCAATCTGGGCAAGGGTTCGCCGCAAAAGCCGCAGACTGCTGATGCCGCAACGGGCCAGAGCCACGGCTGCCCCACGCCGCACCAGCACGCAAGCGCGGAAAACCGCTGGGCTGCCCTGTGCTGCGATGTCTTCCTGCAACGGCGGCTCTATCGCGAATCCCACCTGCGCTGGGCCGTGCATGCGCTCATATTCTTCCCCTTCCTGTTCCGCTTTGTCTGGGGTCTGCTGGGTCTGACTGGTTCGCTTCTGTCGCCCGCGCAGGAATGGCCCTGGCTGCTGCTGGACAAAAACTGGGGTGCTGGAGCCTTCCTCTTTGATCTGAGCGGGCTTGCCCTGTTGCTGGGCCTGTTGCTGGCCGCCATGCTGTGGCGGCGTGAAAAAAGCGCTGCTGCAAACGCGCCTCGCCACGACTGGCTTGCGCTGTATCTGCTGCTGGGCATCACGCTTACGGGCTTTGTGCTTGAAGGCATGCGTATTGCCCTCACGGGCATGCCCGAAGGCAGCGGCTATGCCTTTGCCGGACATGTGCTGGCACTGGGGCTCGCTCCTCTGGGGCAGGCAACGCTGGCGCGCATCTACGGCTGGGGCTGGTACGCACATGCGGTGCTGACCGCGCTGACGGTGGCTTACATACCCTTCAGCCAGTTGCGGCACATGTTCACAGCTCCCCTGTTCCTGCTTGTTCAGACCATTCGCGGCCGCCACTAA
- the lipA gene encoding lipoyl synthase, whose amino-acid sequence MSALSLCQPDTDASSVPGQPVPLEVLDLGRIEYGEALNFQKRRVESRVSDAVDDTLLLLEHDPVITMGRGGTTAHLHVTEEQLQRQGVGLYWVERGGMATFHGPGQLVAYPVIRLRQKDLHLYMEKLLAAIASVVRSFGLEPQLGVHGPGVWVNGGKVASVGVAVRKWVTFHGMALNVNTDVDWFRLITPCGNPAERITSIAAELGSQVDFAEVSHRFVQAFAHEFDFAPRTGLAANRPAWLTVSLRPDAGIRPVENMLADLNLHTVCQEAQCPNKGECYSRGTSTFIIMGDRCTRGCRYCAVAKGHPAPLDSNEPGNVAQAVHRLGLHHAVITSVTRDDLPDGGADHFVRTIKAIRQTSPQTSIEVLVPDFQGGPNALEAVCAARPDMFNHNLETVRRLFAQVRPGASYQTSLEVLRYAASQGLRVKSGIMLGLGETWSEIRLALADLLAHGCRFLTLGQYLAPSGAHVSVARHLAPDEFDHWKATALAMGFTGVASAPLVRSSYRAEAMLTSLTDAAPLAANTCEAC is encoded by the coding sequence ATGTCCGCCTTATCCCTTTGCCAGCCAGATACCGATGCCAGCTCCGTGCCCGGCCAGCCTGTTCCGCTGGAGGTGCTGGATCTTGGGCGCATCGAATACGGCGAAGCCCTGAACTTTCAGAAGCGCCGCGTGGAGTCGCGCGTCAGCGACGCCGTGGACGATACCCTCCTGCTGCTTGAACACGACCCCGTCATCACAATGGGGCGCGGCGGCACAACGGCCCATCTGCACGTGACCGAGGAACAGTTGCAGCGTCAGGGCGTGGGCCTCTACTGGGTGGAACGCGGCGGCATGGCGACCTTTCACGGCCCCGGCCAGCTTGTGGCCTATCCCGTTATCCGTCTGCGGCAAAAAGACCTGCATCTGTATATGGAAAAGCTGCTGGCCGCCATCGCCTCGGTGGTGCGCTCCTTCGGGCTTGAGCCGCAACTGGGCGTTCACGGCCCCGGCGTGTGGGTAAACGGCGGCAAAGTCGCCAGCGTGGGCGTGGCAGTGCGCAAGTGGGTGACCTTTCACGGCATGGCCCTGAACGTGAATACCGATGTGGACTGGTTTCGCCTCATCACCCCCTGCGGCAACCCTGCGGAACGCATTACCTCCATAGCTGCCGAGCTGGGAAGTCAGGTTGATTTTGCCGAAGTTTCACACCGCTTTGTGCAGGCCTTTGCCCACGAGTTCGACTTTGCGCCCCGCACCGGGCTGGCTGCAAACAGACCGGCCTGGCTGACTGTTTCCCTGCGACCTGATGCCGGGATACGCCCGGTGGAGAACATGCTGGCCGACCTCAACCTGCACACCGTGTGTCAGGAGGCCCAGTGCCCCAACAAGGGCGAATGCTATTCGCGCGGCACATCGACCTTTATCATCATGGGCGACAGATGCACCCGCGGCTGCCGCTATTGCGCCGTAGCCAAAGGACATCCCGCGCCTCTCGATTCCAACGAGCCGGGCAACGTCGCGCAGGCCGTGCACAGGCTGGGCCTGCACCATGCGGTCATAACGTCTGTTACGCGGGACGACCTGCCGGACGGCGGCGCGGATCATTTTGTGCGCACCATCAAGGCCATACGCCAGACAAGCCCGCAGACCAGCATTGAAGTGCTGGTGCCGGATTTTCAGGGCGGCCCCAATGCTCTTGAGGCGGTGTGCGCCGCCCGCCCCGATATGTTCAATCATAATCTTGAAACCGTGCGGCGGCTTTTTGCTCAGGTGCGCCCTGGGGCCAGCTATCAAACTTCGCTGGAAGTGCTGCGCTACGCGGCCAGTCAGGGCCTGCGCGTAAAATCCGGCATCATGCTGGGCCTTGGCGAAACATGGAGCGAAATTCGCCTCGCCCTGGCCGATCTGCTGGCGCACGGCTGCCGTTTTCTGACCCTTGGCCAATATCTTGCGCCCTCTGGTGCGCATGTGTCTGTGGCGCGGCATCTGGCCCCTGACGAATTTGACCACTGGAAGGCAACAGCCCTTGCCATGGGCTTTACAGGCGTGGCTTCCGCCCCGCTGGTGCGCAGCTCGTACCGCGCGGAGGCCATGCTGACCAGTCTGACAGACGCGGCCCCGCTGGCTGCCAATACTTGCGAAGCGTGCTGA
- the lpdA gene encoding dihydrolipoyl dehydrogenase: MYDVVVIGGGPGGYAAAIRASQLKGKVALVEGGNMGGTCVMRGCIPSKIWLRAATLLEQSRKAGEFGLELTVGKLDFTAVLARKQGVSNDIRMGMEALLANNGVDVIPGMAVVTSPTSVDVAGKKVEAKSIIIATGSTLAKPDVPGLDQAAFTSDQLLDMTEAPASVLITDPTYIGVEMATLLSILGSKVIFAVPGPRILPDEDQDSSQRMSQSLRERGVQIIARHTLVKVAGKTCTLKSGDKEQTVDADRVLVSGRKPVAANLGLETLGVKFNADGGIAVDQQCRTACPSIFAIGDCTGGWMLSHAASAMGICAAENSMGVPAKFPSHLVSRAIWGSPEMGSVGLSEEQAERKGYEVEVGGFPYSINGYAMLRGEVDGAVKMVADADTGEILGVHIVGSNASELIGEAVLAMQLECTVREFAKGFRVHPAFCETVVDAARDAAGWALYLPKRG, from the coding sequence ATGTACGATGTAGTTGTCATAGGTGGCGGCCCCGGCGGCTATGCTGCGGCCATTCGCGCTTCGCAGCTCAAGGGCAAGGTGGCCTTGGTGGAAGGCGGCAACATGGGCGGCACCTGCGTTATGCGCGGCTGCATTCCCAGCAAGATATGGCTGCGCGCCGCTACCCTGCTGGAACAGTCGCGCAAGGCTGGCGAATTCGGTCTGGAACTCACTGTGGGCAAGCTGGATTTTACCGCTGTTCTGGCCCGCAAGCAGGGCGTTTCCAATGATATCCGCATGGGTATGGAAGCGCTGCTTGCCAACAACGGCGTGGATGTGATCCCCGGCATGGCCGTTGTAACCTCGCCCACTTCTGTGGATGTGGCGGGCAAAAAGGTTGAGGCCAAAAGCATTATCATCGCCACGGGCAGCACCCTTGCAAAGCCCGATGTTCCCGGTCTGGATCAGGCCGCCTTTACCAGCGACCAGCTGCTGGACATGACGGAAGCCCCGGCCTCGGTACTTATTACCGATCCTACCTATATTGGCGTTGAAATGGCTACCCTGCTGAGCATCCTTGGCAGCAAGGTCATCTTTGCCGTGCCCGGCCCGCGCATTCTGCCTGACGAAGATCAGGATTCCAGCCAGCGCATGTCCCAGTCCCTGCGCGAGCGCGGCGTGCAGATCATTGCCCGCCACACCCTCGTCAAGGTTGCGGGCAAAACCTGCACCCTCAAAAGCGGCGACAAGGAACAGACCGTTGATGCCGACAGGGTGCTGGTATCTGGCCGCAAGCCTGTTGCCGCTAATCTTGGTCTGGAAACGCTTGGCGTTAAGTTCAATGCAGACGGCGGCATAGCAGTTGACCAGCAGTGCCGCACAGCCTGCCCGAGCATTTTTGCCATTGGCGACTGCACGGGCGGCTGGATGCTCAGCCATGCGGCCTCTGCCATGGGCATCTGCGCGGCGGAAAACAGCATGGGCGTGCCCGCAAAATTCCCCTCCCACCTTGTTTCGCGCGCCATCTGGGGCAGCCCGGAAATGGGCTCCGTGGGCCTTTCTGAAGAACAGGCCGAGCGCAAGGGCTACGAGGTTGAAGTGGGCGGTTTTCCATATTCCATCAACGGCTATGCCATGTTGCGCGGCGAAGTGGACGGCGCAGTAAAAATGGTTGCCGATGCCGACACGGGCGAAATCCTGGGCGTGCACATCGTGGGCAGCAATGCTTCCGAGCTGATCGGCGAGGCGGTGCTTGCCATGCAGCTTGAATGCACGGTGCGCGAATTCGCCAAGGGCTTCCGCGTGCATCCCGCCTTTTGTGAAACCGTTGTCGATGCCGCGCGTGATGCCGCCGGGTGGGCCCTGTACCTGCCCAAGCGGGGCTGA
- a CDS encoding dihydrolipoamide acetyltransferase family protein encodes MSIELAMPKLGLTMKTGKVSKWFVAEGAAVKQGDDLFEVETDKITNKVESPADGVLFQIMVQPKQEVAVGAVLGILAEPGETIARVEGASDSPASATAEAGAPKPEKTNASAAVQPSGTGGIASPAARRLARELGIDLACVAGSGPEGRIVERDVQARHEVIGKIKITPLAAAVAAKAGLDISTLTGTGEGGKIVREDVDRALHPEKFATAAQNASQSTCSSAVCGSEPSSVPMEGMRKIIADNMLGSLQNSAQLTLVSEADVTPCVHIINDFKARNKKNKDFRLSMNDMLILAVSKALKKHPRMNATFDGQTITRHGEVHMGVAVALPEGLMVPVLHHADRLTLLEIAREARLLAGRARKGELTPDDMSGGTFTITNMAHSVVDFFTPILKPGETGILGVGRVVEKPVIREGAIVARSMMGLSLTFDHRVEDGAPAAEFLKTLVEYLAEPALLLF; translated from the coding sequence GTGAGCATAGAACTTGCCATGCCGAAACTTGGTCTGACCATGAAGACCGGCAAGGTTTCCAAATGGTTTGTGGCCGAAGGCGCCGCAGTCAAGCAGGGCGATGATCTGTTTGAAGTGGAAACCGACAAAATCACCAATAAGGTGGAAAGCCCCGCCGATGGCGTGCTCTTCCAGATTATGGTGCAGCCCAAACAGGAAGTGGCCGTGGGCGCCGTGCTTGGCATCCTGGCCGAACCTGGTGAAACAATCGCCCGGGTTGAAGGCGCGTCTGACTCCCCCGCTTCCGCCACAGCGGAAGCGGGCGCGCCCAAGCCCGAAAAAACCAACGCGTCAGCCGCTGTGCAACCCTCTGGCACTGGCGGGATAGCGTCTCCTGCCGCGCGGCGGCTGGCGCGTGAACTTGGCATTGACCTTGCCTGCGTAGCAGGTTCAGGCCCCGAAGGCCGGATTGTTGAGCGCGATGTGCAGGCCCGCCACGAAGTTATCGGCAAAATCAAGATCACGCCCCTTGCCGCCGCCGTGGCCGCCAAGGCCGGGCTGGATATCTCCACCCTCACAGGCACGGGCGAAGGCGGCAAGATCGTGCGCGAAGATGTTGACCGCGCCCTGCACCCGGAAAAATTCGCGACGGCGGCCCAAAATGCGTCTCAGTCAACCTGCTCCAGCGCCGTTTGCGGCAGCGAGCCAAGCTCCGTGCCCATGGAAGGCATGCGCAAGATAATTGCCGACAACATGCTGGGCAGCCTGCAAAACTCCGCCCAGCTCACCCTTGTGAGCGAAGCGGATGTAACCCCCTGCGTGCACATCATCAACGACTTCAAGGCCCGCAACAAAAAGAACAAAGACTTCCGCCTTTCCATGAACGACATGCTCATTCTGGCCGTTTCCAAGGCCTTGAAAAAGCACCCCCGCATGAACGCCACCTTTGACGGGCAAACCATCACCCGTCACGGCGAGGTGCACATGGGCGTGGCCGTGGCCCTGCCCGAGGGCCTGATGGTTCCCGTGCTGCACCATGCGGACAGGCTGACCCTGCTCGAAATAGCCAGGGAAGCCCGCCTGCTGGCTGGCCGCGCCCGCAAGGGCGAGCTGACGCCTGACGACATGAGCGGCGGCACCTTTACCATCACCAACATGGCGCATTCCGTGGTGGATTTCTTCACGCCCATTCTCAAGCCCGGTGAAACGGGAATCCTGGGCGTGGGCCGCGTGGTGGAAAAGCCCGTTATCCGCGAGGGGGCCATAGTGGCCCGCTCCATGATGGGTTTGAGCCTTACCTTTGACCACCGCGTTGAAGACGGCGCACCCGCCGCTGAATTTTTGAAGACACTTGTGGAATATCTGGCGGAACCGGCCCTGCTGCTTTTCTAG
- a CDS encoding acetoin reductase gives MAINGKVVLVTGSAQGIGRGIALRLAKDGADICLVDMNVDKLAATADEVRALGRKATTFIADVSDRAQVFAAVDHAEKELGGFDVMINNAGIAQVKALLDVTPEELERIFRINVNGVLWGIQAAATKFMARKQKGKIISASSIAGHDGFALIGAYSATKFAVRGLTQAAARELASSGITVNAYCPGVVGTDMWVAIDEGFSKITGAPKGETYKKYCEGIALGRPETPEDVAAFVSYLAGPDSDYMTGQAVLIDGGMVYR, from the coding sequence ATGGCTATTAACGGCAAAGTTGTTCTGGTTACGGGCTCCGCTCAGGGAATAGGACGCGGTATTGCCCTGCGTTTGGCAAAGGATGGCGCGGATATCTGCCTTGTGGATATGAACGTGGACAAACTGGCCGCCACTGCGGATGAAGTGCGCGCCCTTGGCCGCAAAGCCACCACCTTTATTGCCGACGTAAGTGACCGCGCGCAGGTTTTTGCCGCCGTGGATCACGCGGAAAAGGAACTGGGCGGGTTTGACGTCATGATCAACAACGCGGGCATCGCTCAGGTCAAGGCTCTGCTGGACGTCACCCCCGAAGAGCTTGAACGCATCTTCAGAATTAACGTCAACGGCGTGCTTTGGGGTATTCAGGCAGCAGCCACCAAATTCATGGCCCGCAAGCAGAAGGGCAAGATCATCAGCGCTTCTTCCATTGCCGGGCACGATGGCTTTGCCCTTATCGGCGCGTACAGCGCCACCAAGTTTGCCGTGCGCGGCCTTACCCAGGCGGCAGCGCGGGAGCTTGCCTCAAGCGGCATCACCGTAAACGCATACTGCCCCGGCGTGGTCGGCACAGACATGTGGGTGGCCATTGACGAGGGCTTTTCAAAAATCACAGGCGCCCCCAAGGGCGAAACCTACAAAAAGTACTGCGAAGGCATAGCCCTTGGCCGCCCCGAAACACCGGAAGACGTGGCCGCCTTTGTTTCCTATCTGGCCGGGCCGGACTCCGACTACATGACCGGGCAGGCCGTGCTTATTGACGGCGGCATGGTTTACCGCTGA
- a CDS encoding DUF6506 family protein: protein MKLKAAFIFLSPRGEGNGVKAEHRSWTRTPGVELLTIGVTSYREAVEAAQKAVEEDGCVAIELCGGFGYEGAAMVARAVKVPVGVVRFDIHPGLGNVSGDGIFA, encoded by the coding sequence ATGAAACTCAAGGCTGCATTCATTTTTCTGAGTCCGCGTGGCGAAGGCAACGGCGTCAAGGCCGAGCACCGCAGCTGGACGCGCACCCCCGGCGTGGAACTGCTGACCATTGGCGTGACATCCTACAGGGAGGCCGTTGAAGCGGCGCAGAAGGCCGTGGAAGAAGACGGCTGCGTTGCCATCGAGCTGTGCGGCGGCTTTGGCTACGAGGGCGCTGCAATGGTCGCACGGGCGGTCAAGGTGCCTGTGGGCGTTGTGCGCTTTGACATCCATCCCGGCCTCGGCAACGTCAGCGGCGACGGTATTTTTGCCTGA
- a CDS encoding ATP-NAD kinase family protein, whose product MKAAIIANPASGKDIRRIVAHGSVFDNQEKVRMVRRILVGLAAAGVRDVLYMPEGYGIVPRALSDLEALETPVNVAPVDIYLHNTQEDTINAAALMQQEGVAVIIVMGGDGTSRAACKGARKTPILPLSTGTNNVFPVMAEATVAGLAAGVLACGGVTIDEGCREASLLEVHVDGQFRDIALVDVAVYDDLFLGSRAIWDITKVSQIVVSRCRPDSIGLSTVAGQLMSISPEEPRGLALDLDPDFACRVRAAIGPGLFADVGVSRVRQLLPGDDVPVGLTPCVLALDGEREVEVRRGQSASIRLSEDTMRVVDVARVMEYARQRGLFLRGAQVCYAN is encoded by the coding sequence GTGAAAGCAGCCATTATCGCCAATCCGGCATCAGGCAAGGACATACGCCGCATCGTCGCGCACGGCAGTGTTTTTGACAATCAGGAGAAGGTGCGCATGGTGCGCCGTATTCTGGTTGGTCTGGCCGCCGCCGGGGTACGTGATGTTCTGTATATGCCCGAGGGCTACGGCATCGTGCCGCGCGCCCTGAGCGATCTGGAAGCTCTGGAAACGCCTGTGAACGTGGCTCCGGTGGACATTTACCTGCACAACACGCAGGAGGACACCATCAACGCCGCAGCCCTCATGCAGCAGGAGGGGGTTGCGGTCATCATCGTCATGGGGGGCGACGGCACAAGCCGCGCCGCCTGCAAGGGCGCGCGCAAAACGCCTATTCTGCCGCTCTCCACAGGCACCAACAATGTTTTTCCTGTCATGGCCGAAGCAACCGTGGCTGGCCTTGCCGCAGGAGTGCTCGCCTGCGGCGGCGTAACCATTGACGAAGGCTGCCGCGAGGCCAGCCTGCTTGAAGTGCATGTGGACGGTCAGTTCAGGGACATCGCCCTGGTGGACGTGGCGGTGTACGATGATCTTTTTCTCGGCTCCCGCGCTATCTGGGACATCACCAAAGTCAGCCAGATAGTCGTTTCCCGCTGTCGGCCAGACAGCATAGGCCTCTCCACTGTGGCCGGGCAGCTCATGAGCATCTCGCCCGAAGAACCGCGCGGTCTGGCCCTTGATCTTGACCCCGATTTTGCCTGCCGCGTGCGCGCCGCCATCGGCCCCGGCCTGTTTGCCGACGTGGGCGTTTCCCGCGTGCGCCAGCTTTTGCCGGGCGACGATGTGCCGGTGGGGCTTACTCCCTGCGTGCTGGCGCTGGACGGCGAGCGCGAGGTGGAGGTTCGGCGCGGGCAGAGCGCCAGCATACGTTTGTCAGAAGACACCATGCGCGTGGTGGATGTGGCCCGCGTCATGGAATACGCCCGGCAACGAGGGCTGTTCTTGCGGGGCGCGCAGGTCTGCTACGCCAACTAG
- a CDS encoding alpha-ketoacid dehydrogenase subunit beta, protein MAIKTYLQALNDAMRQEMERDENVFIIGEDVGKFGGCFGVTQGLFDHFGERRVRDTPITESAIVGAAAGAAAAGLRPVAELMFVDFIGVALDQLFNQAAKMHYMFGGKAKVPMVLRMPQGAGVGAAAQHSQSLEAWFMHIPGIKVCIPSTPADAKGLLISAIRDDNPVVFLEHKILYGVEGEVGDEATPIELGKGDVKREGTDVTIVATSLMVHSALQAAETLAAQGISAEVVDPRCLVPLDKDIILNSVKKTHALVVAHEAVKTAGAGAEIAAMVAEEALDYLDAPIVRVGAPYCPVPFSPPLEKAYIPGADQIVAAVKSLR, encoded by the coding sequence ATGGCGATCAAAACCTACCTGCAAGCGCTTAACGATGCCATGCGTCAGGAGATGGAGCGGGACGAAAACGTGTTCATCATCGGTGAAGACGTGGGCAAGTTCGGTGGCTGCTTTGGCGTGACTCAGGGCCTTTTTGACCACTTTGGCGAACGCCGCGTGCGCGACACCCCCATTACGGAAAGCGCCATTGTGGGCGCTGCCGCCGGCGCTGCCGCAGCCGGTCTGCGCCCTGTGGCAGAGCTGATGTTTGTGGACTTTATCGGCGTCGCCCTTGACCAGCTCTTCAATCAGGCCGCCAAAATGCACTACATGTTTGGCGGCAAGGCCAAGGTGCCCATGGTGCTGCGCATGCCCCAGGGCGCTGGCGTGGGCGCTGCGGCCCAGCACTCCCAGAGCCTTGAAGCATGGTTCATGCACATTCCCGGCATCAAGGTATGCATCCCCTCCACCCCGGCAGACGCCAAGGGGCTGCTCATCAGCGCCATCCGCGACGACAACCCCGTTGTCTTTCTCGAACACAAGATTCTGTACGGCGTGGAAGGCGAAGTTGGCGACGAGGCGACGCCCATTGAGCTTGGCAAGGGCGATGTAAAGCGCGAAGGCACGGACGTAACCATTGTGGCTACCTCGCTCATGGTTCACTCCGCCCTTCAGGCCGCAGAAACCCTGGCTGCTCAGGGCATCAGCGCCGAAGTGGTAGACCCCCGCTGTCTGGTGCCCCTCGACAAGGACATCATCCTCAATTCCGTCAAGAAAACCCACGCTCTTGTGGTTGCGCACGAAGCCGTCAAAACCGCCGGAGCAGGAGCGGAAATCGCCGCCATGGTGGCCGAGGAAGCCCTGGACTATCTGGACGCGCCCATTGTGCGCGTGGGCGCTCCTTACTGCCCCGTTCCCTTCAGCCCGCCGCTGGAAAAGGCCTATATTCCCGGCGCGGATCAGATCGTCGCTGCGGTCAAGTCGTTGCGATAA
- a CDS encoding thiamine pyrophosphate-dependent dehydrogenase E1 component subunit alpha encodes MKHPDKKVLLEMFSTMTKIRLFESELQKFFAAGKIPGFVHLYLGEEAVATGACAALKQTDMITSTHRGHGHCLAKGGDLKLMMAEIYGRSTGYCKGKGGSMHIADFNIGILGANGIVGGGGPLAVGAAFSCQYKDTKGVCACFFGDGASNQGTTQESLNMASAWKLPVIFINENNGYGISCPQSKSMAITDIADRAAGYDMPGVVIDGNDVLAVYEAVTMAVERARKGQGPSLIECKTYRWRGHFEGDACVYRSEKELEEWKAKDPIPRFAKKLVETGTATQAELDAITVSVAAEIEAAVKFAEDSPFPKPEDLLEDVYA; translated from the coding sequence ATGAAACATCCCGACAAAAAGGTTCTGCTGGAAATGTTCAGCACCATGACCAAGATCCGCCTTTTTGAAAGCGAGCTGCAAAAGTTTTTTGCAGCTGGCAAAATACCCGGATTCGTTCACCTCTACCTTGGTGAAGAAGCCGTTGCCACAGGCGCGTGCGCCGCGCTGAAGCAGACGGACATGATCACCAGCACCCACCGCGGCCACGGGCACTGCCTGGCCAAGGGCGGCGACCTCAAGCTCATGATGGCCGAAATCTATGGCCGCTCCACTGGTTACTGCAAGGGCAAGGGCGGCTCCATGCACATTGCCGATTTCAACATCGGCATTCTTGGCGCCAACGGTATTGTGGGCGGCGGCGGGCCTCTTGCCGTGGGCGCGGCCTTCAGCTGCCAGTACAAGGACACCAAGGGCGTATGCGCCTGCTTTTTCGGCGATGGCGCGTCCAACCAGGGCACCACGCAGGAATCGCTGAACATGGCCAGCGCCTGGAAGCTTCCCGTTATCTTTATCAATGAAAATAACGGCTACGGCATTTCCTGCCCACAGAGCAAATCCATGGCCATCACCGACATTGCCGACCGTGCCGCCGGATACGACATGCCCGGCGTTGTCATTGACGGCAACGACGTGCTCGCCGTGTACGAAGCCGTGACTATGGCCGTAGAACGCGCGCGCAAGGGACAGGGGCCCTCGCTCATCGAATGCAAGACCTACCGCTGGCGCGGCCACTTTGAGGGCGATGCCTGCGTATACCGCAGCGAAAAGGAACTGGAAGAATGGAAGGCCAAGGATCCCATTCCGCGTTTTGCCAAAAAGCTGGTGGAAACCGGCACCGCCACTCAGGCGGAACTGGACGCCATCACCGTATCTGTGGCCGCCGAAATTGAAGCCGCCGTCAAGTTTGCGGAAGACAGCCCCTTCCCCAAGCCGGAAGACCTGCTGGAAGACGTGTACGCATAA
- a CDS encoding Lin0512 family protein, with the protein MLQRYVVELGTGADLHGANMTKAAYRAVKDAISRSCLCGLVEILERGSFQGVHVHARIAVPEPDLVDKEAVLAAIPIGEKSIEVVTGGLRTPGLEVACFSPGCSDIVLACAALTVSVDID; encoded by the coding sequence ATGCTGCAACGTTACGTGGTTGAACTGGGCACCGGGGCCGATCTGCACGGCGCAAACATGACCAAGGCCGCATACCGCGCGGTAAAGGACGCCATTTCGCGCAGTTGTTTGTGCGGTCTGGTGGAGATACTTGAGCGCGGTTCGTTTCAGGGTGTGCATGTGCATGCGCGCATTGCCGTGCCCGAACCTGATCTGGTGGACAAGGAGGCAGTGCTTGCCGCCATCCCCATCGGGGAAAAGAGCATTGAGGTCGTTACGGGCGGTTTGCGCACTCCGGGCCTTGAAGTTGCCTGCTTCAGCCCCGGTTGCAGCGACATCGTGTTGGCCTGCGCGGCCCTGACCGTGTCGGTAGATATTGACTGA